The Drosophila nasuta strain 15112-1781.00 chromosome 2L, ASM2355853v1, whole genome shotgun sequence genome window below encodes:
- the LOC132795663 gene encoding U1 small nuclear ribonucleoprotein 70 kDa, with the protein MTQYLPPNLLALFAARDPIPFMPPVDKLPHEKKSRGYLGVAKFMSDFEDPKDTPLPKTVETRQERLERRRREKAEQVAYKLEREIALWDPTEIKNATVDPFRTLFIARINYDTSESKLRREFEFYGPIKKIVLIHDQDSGKPKGYAFIEYEHERDMHAAYKHADGKKIDSKRVLVDVERARTVKGWLPRRLGGGLGGTRRGGNDVNIKHSGREDNERERERYRLEREREDREGGARSGGGGSNGLDSRSGRSAYGTSSGGALGGGERRRSRSRDRRDRDRERGGRGGVGRSRSRSRERRKRRAGSRERDYDDFDGRRDRRDRDRDREREREKKKKRSKSRERESSRERRDRKRERRDRERSGAERSGGGDRDVKERKPDFRDMDMIKIKEEPIDDGYPTYSMNDYQNTAIKRELDDENEEKYRPPPPSGAHHNMFSVPPPPILARSNSNSNNNNSDNGNSQNAGGDQTWWRQ; encoded by the exons atgaccCAATATCTGCCGCCAAACCTATTGGCGTTATTCGCCGCACGCGATCCCATACCGTTTATGCCACCGGTGGACAAGTTGCCACATGAAAAGAAATCACGCGGCTACTTAGGCGTCGCCAAATTTATGAGCGACTTCGAAGACCCCAAAGACACACCGCTGCCTAAAACGGTGGAGACGCGTCAGGAGCGATTGGAACGGCGGCGACGCGAGAAAGCCGAACAGGTGGCCTACAAACTGGAACGTGAGATTGCTCTGTGGGATCCAACAGAAATAAAGAACGCCACAGTGGATCCATTTCGTACGCTGTTCATAGCGCGCATCAATTATGACACCTCCGAGTCAAAGCTGCGGCGTGAATTCGAGTTCTACGGCCCGATCAAGAAGATTGTGCTCATCCATGACCAGGACTCAG GTAAACCCAAGGGATATGCTTTCATTGAGTACGAGCACGAGCGTGACATGCATGCGGCGTATAAACACGCCGATGGTAAGAAGATTGACAGCAAGCGTGTCCTAGTGGACGTGGAACGCGCTCGCACCGTCAAGGGTTGGCTGCCGCGACGACTGGGAGGCGGCCTTGGTGGCACAAGACGCGGTGGCAACGATGTCAACATTAAGCACTCTGGTCGCGAGGACAATGAACGTGAGCGTGAACGCTATCGTTTGGAGCGTGAACGCGAGGATCGCGAAGGCGGCGCACGCAGTGGAGGCGGCGGCAGCAATGGCCTTGATTCGCGCAGCGGACGCTCCGCCTATGGCACATCATCGGGTGGAGCGTTGGGCGGCGGTGAAAGGCGTCGCTCGCGCTCTCGTGATCGCCGGGATCGTGATCGTGAGCGTGGTGGTCGTGGTGGCGTTGGACGCTCACGCAGTCGTTCGCGAGAGCGACGAAAACGTCGCGCCGGCAGTCGAGAGCGTGATTATGACGATTTCGATGGACGACGCGATCGGCGTGATCGAGATCGTGATCGTGAGCGGGAGCgtgaaaagaaaaagaagcgTTCCAAGTCACGGGAACGCGAATCATCGCGTGAGCGTCGCGATCGCAAGCGTGAGCGTCGTGATCGTGAGCGCAGCGGTGCTGAacgcagcggcggcggcgatCGTGATGTTAAGGAGCGCAAACCCGATTTCCGTGATATGGATATGATTAAGATCAAAGAGGAACCCATAGATGATGGTTATCCCACATACTCCATGAACGACTATCAAAACACGGCCATCAAGCGTGAGTTGGACGATGAGAACGAGGAGAAGTATCGACCACCGCCACCGTCGGGTGCACATCACAACATGTTCAGTGTGCCCCCACCCCCGATACTTGCacgcagcaatagcaacagcaataacaacaactctGATAATGGCAACTCTCAAAATGCCGGCGGCGATCAGACATGGTGGCGTCAATAA
- the LOC132783738 gene encoding serine protease inhibitor 27A yields MMYTKAKMIIVLLAMMIAATTATNTNGNNIPTLTTPTGVFETRTERIPNGAVLPTAPSAAAAALPAAASYDDLDTFVPFRSDSHDNFSWQLLKSVLLSESTKQNNVIISPFSIKLVLALLSEAAGTNTATQTELISTQTDIRSANNVREFYRKTLNSFKKENQLHNMLSVRTKLYTDNFIEPQQKFSATLKHFYDSEIESLDFSNAPGAAYAINAWAANVTNGRLANLVTPDNVQNKVMLLTNLIYFKGLWRRQFYNSFEGVFFRTKDSQSRVQFMEQTDFFYYHDSEKMKAQILRLPYKGKNSLFVILPHSVDGINELVQTLENDDVKSAQWAMEEVKVKVTLPKFHFDYNRSFRETLQELGVREIFEDTASLPGLSRGADVAGKVKVSNILQKAGIDVNEQGTEAYAATVVEIENKFGGTLTIEEFNVNRPFVFFIEEEATGNILFAGKVHLPIS; encoded by the coding sequence atgatgtACACAAAAGCGAAAATGATAATAGTGCTACTGGCAATGATGATTGCAGCGACGACAGCAACGAATACGAATGGCAACAACATACCCACATTAACAACACCGACAGGCGTCTTCGAGACGCGCACTGAAAGAATACCCAATGGAGCTGTGTTGCCCACTgcaccatcagcagcagctgcagcattgCCGGCTGCCGCATCCTATGATGACCTGGACACCTTTGTGCCATTCCGCAGCGATTCCCACGACAATTTCTCATGGCAGTTACTCAAGTCTGTGCTGCTGAGCGAGTCAACAAAACAGAACAATGTGATCATATCGCCATTTTCCATCAAATTGGTGCTCGCATTGCTGTCAGAGGCGGCTGGCACAAATACAGCAACACAAACGGAACTGATAagcacacagacagacattAGATCGGCGAACAATGTGCGTGAATTCTATCGCAAGACGCTCAACTCTTTCAAGAAGGAGAATCAGTTGCACAACATGTTGAGTGTGCGCACAAAGCTCTACACCGATAACTTTATTGAACCGCAACAAAAGTTTAGCGCAACCCTGAAGCACTTCTACGATAGCGAAATCGAATCCCTGGACTTTAGCAATGCTCCAGGCGCCGCCTACGCCATCAACGCCTGGGCCGCAAATGTCACCAACGGTCGTTTGGCCAATCTGGTCACACCTGACAATGTGCAAAACAAGGTGATGCTGCTCACAAATCTGATTTACTTCAAAGGCCTCTGGCGACGACAGTTCTACAACAGTTTTGAGGGCGTCTTTTTCCGCACCAAAGACTCGCAATCTCGCGTTCAGTTTATGGAACAGACGGACTTTTTCTACTACCACGATTCGGAGAAGATGAAGGCGCAGATCCTACGATTGCCCTATAAGGGAAAGAACTCGCTGTTTGTCATTTTGCCACACAGTGTGGATGGCATTAATGAGCTGGTGCAGACTCTGGAGAACGATGATGTCAAGAGTGCACAATGGGCCATGGAGGAAGTGAAGGTGAAGGTGACGCTGCCCAAATTCCATTTCGACTACAATCGCAGTTTCCGCGAAACCCTTCAGGAGCTTGGAGTGCGTGAAATCTTCGAAGATACGGCTTCACTGCCAGGATTATCCCGTGGCGCCGATGTGGCCGGCAAGGTGAAGGTATCAAACATCCTGCAGAAGGCTGGCATCGATGTCAATGAGCAGGGCACTGAGGCATATGCCGCAACCGTCGTGGAGATTGAGAACAAATTTGGAGGCACTCTGACCATCGAGGAGTTCAATGTGAACAGGCCATTTGTGTTCTTCATCGAAGAGGAGGCCACCGGCAACATTCTGTTTGCTGGCAAGGTTCATCTACCCATCAGCTAA
- the LOC132794377 gene encoding LOW QUALITY PROTEIN: oxygen-dependent coproporphyrinogen-III oxidase (The sequence of the model RefSeq protein was modified relative to this genomic sequence to represent the inferred CDS: deleted 1 base in 1 codon), translating into MNVLRHTISLLSLSSFQLGRRMRSQHFRGFLLGTGLGLSTFATVTYAQAEAAKVNRKLNTSKFMAEPITDGNTLLEDADENMRHRMELMIMEIQAEFCRALESEEFSGQKFKVDRWMRKEGGGGVTCVLQDGDVFEKAGVNVSVVTGSLPPAAVQQMRARGKALTENVKLPFFASGVSAVIHPRNPHVPTIHFNYRYFEVQLPDGSKQWWFGGGTDLTPYYLDEADARHFHKTLKAACDEHDVSYYPKFKKWCDDYFHIKHRNESRGIGGIFFDDIDEPSQQEAFNFVKSCAKAVTPSYLPLVQKHKNAAYGDKERQWQLLRRGRYVEFNLIYDRGTKFGLYTPGARYESILMSLPLHARWEYMHEPQAKSKENALLQVLQNPKEWV; encoded by the exons atgaacgTTTTGCGGCACACAATATCGCTGCTCTCGCTGAGCAGCTTCCAGCTGGGCAGGCGCATGAGGAGTCAGCATTTTCGGGGC TTTTTGCTTGGCACTGGACTAGGCCTCTCGACCTTTGCAACGGTCACGTACGCACAAGCCGAGGCCGCAAAGGTCAATCGCAAGTTAAACACATCCAAATTCATGGCCGAACCCATTACTGATGGCAACACGCTGCTCGAGGATGCGGATGAGAATATGCGACATCGCATGGAACTAATGATAATGGAGATTCAAGCGGAATTCTGCCGTGCCCTGGAATCTGAAGAGTTCAGCGGCCAGAAATTCAAAGTGGATCGCTGGATGCGCAAAGAGGGTGGCGGTGGTGTCACCTGTGTGCTTCAGGATGGCGATGTTTTCGAGAAAGCGGGCGTCAATGTCTCTGTGGTCACAGGAAGCCTGCCACCTGCTGCAGTGCAGCAGATGCGTGCCCGAGGCAAGGCGTTGACGGAGAACGTGAAGCTGCCCTTTTTTGCCAGCGGTGTCAGCGCTGTGATCCATCCACGTAATCCTCATGTGCCCACGATACACTTTAACTATCGCTACTTTGAGGTGCAGCTGCCCGATGGTAGCAAACAATGGTGGTTTGGCGGTGGCACCGATCTAACACCTTATTATCTGGACGAAGCGGATGCGCGTCACTTTCACAAGACTCTGAAGGCGGCCTGCGATGAGCACGATGTCAGCTATTATCCCAAGTTCAAGAAATGGTGCGATGATTACTTTCACATCAAGCATCGCAATGAGAGTCGCGGCATTGGCGGCATCTTCTTCGATGACATCGACGAACCCAGCCAACAGGAAGCCTTCAACTTTGTGAAGAGCTGTGCGAAAGCGGTGACGCCTTCGTATTTGCCCCTAGTCCAGAAGCACAAGAATGCAGCCTATGGCGACAAGGAGCGGCAATGGCAATTGCTGCGACGTGGTCGCTATGTGGAATTCAACTTGATCTATGATCGGGGCACAAAGTTTGGCCTTTATACGCCTGGAGCACGCTACGAGAGCATCCTCATGTCTTTGCCCCTGCACGCCAGGTGGGAATATATGCATGAACCACAGGCCAAGTCCAAGGAGAACGCCTTGCTGCAAGTGCTGCAAAATCCCAAGGAGTGGGTCTAA
- the LOC132798462 gene encoding probable galactose-1-phosphate uridylyltransferase encodes MQFVATEHQHRRLNPLTGHWVLVSPHRMQRPWSGQQEKPQLNEQPEFDPTNPLCPGVKRPNGLVTERYESTYVFDNDFPALLEQVPSPPSSDDPLFQAAAARGNCRVMCFHPKSNLTLPTMSTSEITAVIDEWIKQFNELSSKYAWVQIFENKGASMGCSNPHPHCQIWSCSFLPTEPQLKQERLRAYYATHERPMLSDYVDRELQRKERIVIENPDWLVVVPYWAVWPFETMLISRNNNKRINDLTEQQRQNLAKTIKELTIKYDNLFQCSCPYSMGWHGAPTGPEHAHASSAHWTLHALYYPPLLRSATVRKFMVGFELLSMAQRDLTPEQAAQRLRDVSGTVHYLAK; translated from the exons ATGCAGTTTGTGGCCACAG AACATCAACATCGACGGTTGAACCCGTTGACAGGCCATTGGGTACTCGTAAGTCCGCATCGCATGCAGCGTCCTTGGTCTGGACAGCAGGAGAAACCGCAGCTCAACGAACAACCCGAATTTGATCCAACCAATCCCCTCTGTCCCGGCGTTAAGCGACCCAATGGTCTAGTGACTGAACGCTACGAAAGCACCTACGTGTTTGATAACGATTTTCCCGCACTGTTGGAACAGGTGCCATCGCCACCGTCTAGTGATGATCCATTATTCCAGGCGGCTGCGGCACGCGGCAATTGTCGCGTCATGTGCTTCCATCCCAAATCGAATTTGACCTTGCCAACGATGAGCACATCAGAGATTACCGCTGTCATCGATGA ATGGATCAAGCAGTTTAATGAGCTGAGTAGCAAATACGCCTGGGTGCAAATCTTTGAGAACAAAGGCGCCAGCATGGGATGCTCGAATCCGCATCCACATTGTCAGATCTGGTCGTGTTCCTTTCTGCCTACCGAGCCACAGCTAAAACAGGAGCGTCTGCGTGCTTATTACGCGACCCACGAACGTCCGATGTTAAGTGACTATGTGGATCGTGAGCTGCAGCGCAAGGAACGCATTGTGATCGAGAATCCCGACTGGCTCGTTGTGGTGCCCTACTGGGCTGTCTGGCCATTCGAAACGATGCTCATCtcgcgcaacaacaacaaacgcatCAATGACTTGACCGAGCAACAACGTCAGAATTTGGCCAAGACCATTAAGGAACTGACCATCAAGTACGATAATCTCTTTCAATGTTCGTGTCCCTATTCCATGGGTTGGCACGGTGCACCCACAGGACCAGAACATGCACATGCCTCGAGTGCTCATTGGACACTGCACGCTCTTTACTATCCCCCCTTGCTGCGCTCGGCGACGGTTCGCAAATTCATGGTCGGCTTTGAATTGTTGTCGATGGCACAGCGCGATTTGACACCGGAGCAGGCGGCACAACGACTGAGGGATGTGAGCGGCACAGTTCACTATCTGGCCAAATAA
- the LOC132794386 gene encoding small ubiquitin-related modifier 3: protein MSDEKKGGETEHINLKVLGQDNAVVQFKIKKHTPLRKLMNAYCDRAGLSMQVVRFRFDGQPINENDTPTSLEMEEGDTIEVYQQQTGGVDVY from the coding sequence atgtCTGACGAAAAGAAGGGCGGCGAAACCGAACACATCAATCTGAAGGTTCTGGGCCAGGATAATGCGGTCGTGCAGTTTAAGATTAAGAAACACACACCATTGCGCAAACTGATGAATGCGTACTGCGACCGTGCCGGACTCTCAATGCAAGTGGTGCGCTTCCGTTTCGACGGACAGCCCATCAATGAGAACGATACTCCGACCTCGCTGGAGATGGAGGAAGGCGACACCATTGAGGTCTATCAACAGCAAACTGGCGGCGTtgatgtttattaa
- the LOC132783736 gene encoding protein cup, which translates to MTKQILRNGKILVPHRHRPPLPINNSQGYVKLTAIKLKDALEEAITKMESNKREQRRSKIKSVPVLDDMKSDVNVLQMSPTCLNNTRTPTINTSQEMVLHPKCNKPDVILKLERELKINNLLAKQHQTMIISQQAIPLPFLDDDTQGLMTLQVLSARASTPYTQPTSQMAVGCDLQLSPTPTVAKGDADVGKKPMMTTVTQKRSLSSTTTSSMTTGSLRLPKLRSTQSAMPLSSSNNSKPLQQYTRQHLLDIRHRMMHALMHRSKESLSFSMPRIATCDDIELEARLRRMNLWRIVDAAVTRSTQPQHSSFKPRTSGSNECMPAFYKNKSKQQQQLLADESIIQSQPPQPQQEFQDPAIVNQRRIGSGRLSHTKWTYNNNDYKPEYKPPYNGHQTTAMGKSHMDDMKHHNNNNNMTVLKFFDNGEISSTTQMNATQQQPNGRPNTPIMGMSSNHNRSENESLKSNESTDDLNRANENYVKRVMSGFLVVSKPKSKETEERHHRRYRQNNNEEPEWFSCGPTSRLDIIELCGFDEEEEKLLKEGKQNDSSIKQKMEKNKYKWQHNSSNSSNSSINKAMPKNDSNNNCSSLENMNKMHTMEQHHVKDEKRRSTGQFDRFNHYNYGRVEGNYQQQQQQQQQQLHQPSNAASNNNNNNSKFMSFFARERMEKNNSSSSLNEFFKQAICTNNNNNNSCQNLEQPKSLGYINQMPSVDQLEAKWRRNSLGNTNDASGGPTTVGATTTNNNKQADNFQKLIGALNGAKPLMGQQPSQQAPQVGNDAISNFIMQQQQYQQQQQKQHVLIQEQQQRTALLANLQLKVILGRPDTQLLLLRLTKGEISKHGLLVQLANPRLTNMDREAITAVLQFTNTQQQQQQHQQQLEMLSSTVIASQLQNLHNLAIVQQTLAARQQQQQQHQQQQQQQQQQQTQQTQPAQLTQEDLRAHANNIMRNAVIKRKMEEQTSKLLNMNATSKHQQQQLQQQPQPRASLPAMLGQRAAGQQTSSNALLNALIAGKSHQATQPLSHQQQPTQLPAPNAARRFTENGNFQMTEMSQSAALYHPYSQQHQQQAPLNSNNFNKSHIQPMAMLSSGSGGDELH; encoded by the exons ATGACGAAGCAAATTCTGAGAAATGGGAAGATCCTTGTGCCCCACCGCCACCGCCCCCCCTTGCCTATTAATAATAGTCAAGGTTATGTCAAATTGACAGCCATTAAGCTAAAGGATGCGCTTGAGGAAGCGATTACCAAAATGGAGAGCAACAAGAGGGAACAACGAAGATCGAAAATTAAG TCTGTGCCTGTGTTGGATGATATGAAAAGCGATGTCAATGTCCTCCAAATGTCGCCTACTTGTTTGAATAATACGCGTACACCAACAATCAACACCTCTCAGGAGATGGTCTTGCATCCCAAGTGCAACAAGCCCGACGTTATCCTCAAACTAGAGCGTGaactaaaaattaataatctgCTGGCCAAGCAGCATCAAACGATGATCATATCACAGCAAGCCATACCTTTGCCATTCCTCGATGACGACACGCAGGGCCTGATGACACTCCAGGTGCTCTCGGCACGCGCCTCAACACCATACACCCAACCAACTAGTCAGATGGCAGTGGGCTGTGATCTGCAGCTTAGTCCAACGCCGACGGTTGCCAAAGGAGATGCAGATGTGGGCAAGAAACCAATGATGACCACAGTCACCCAAAAGCGGAGCCTTTCAAGCACTACAACATCATCAATGACGACTGGAAGTCTTCGATTACCCAAATTGCGTTCGACGCAATCGGCAATGCCGTtgtccagcagcaacaacagtaaaccATTGCAACAGTATACGCGTCAGCATCTGCTGGACATACGTCATCGCATGATGCACGCCTTGATGCATCGCTCCAAGGAATCTTTGAGCTTTAGCATGCCGCGCATTGCGACCTGTGATGACATTGAGTTGGAGGCGCGACTGCGCCGCATGAATCTCTGGCGCATCGTCGATGCTGCTGTAACACGCAGCACTCAACCACAGCACAGCAGCTTTAAGCCACGCACCAGTGGCAGCAATGAGTGCATGCCCGCTTTCTACAAGAACAAgagcaagcaacagcaacagctgctggctGATGAATCCATCATACAGAGTCAACCGCCGCAACCACAGCAAGAGTTCCAG GATCCTGCCATTGTTAATCAACGACGCATTGGAAGCGGACGATTATCGCACACAAAGTGGACGTATAATAACAATGATTACAAACCCGAATACAAACCACCATACAATGGTCATCAAACCACAGCCATGGGAAAATCCCACATGGATGATATGAAGCAtcataacaacaataacaacatgaCTGTTTTGAAATTCTTTGATAATGGCGAGATTAGCAGCACCACCCAAATGAATGCAACTCAACAGCAACCGAATGGACGCCCTAATACACCCATCATGGGCATGTCCAGTAATCACAATCGTTCGGAGAATGAGAGCTTGAAATCAAATGAATCCACAGATGATCTAAATCGAGCGAATGAGAACTATGTGAAGCGTGTAATGTCGGGATTCTTGGTGGTTTCTAAGCCCAAATCAAAGGAAACGGAGGAGCGACACCATCGTCGTTACAGGCAAAACAATAATGAGGAACCCGAGTGGTTTAGTTGTGGTCCAACCTCGCGACTTGATATCATCGAATTGTGTGGCTTTGATGAGGAAGAGGAGAAGTTGCTCAAGGAGGGAAAGCAAAATGACAGCAGTATCAAGCAAaag ATGGAAAAGAACAAATACAAATGGCAGcataacagcagcaatagcagcaacagtagcatCAACAAAGCAATGCCGAagaacgacagcaacaacaattgcagcagctTGGAAAACATGAATAAAATGCATACCATGGAGCAACATCATGTCAAGGATGAGAAGCGTCGGTCGACTGGACAGTTTGATAGATTCAATCATTACAATTATGGACGTGTTGAGGGCAActatcagcagcaacagcagcagcagcaacagcagttgcaccAACCGTCGAATGCtgccagcaataacaacaataacaattccAAATTCATGTCTTTCTTTGCTCGCGAACGCATGGAAAAGAATAATTCTTCGTCATCTCTCAATGAGTTCTTTAAGCAGGCAATATgtaccaataataataacaacaacagttgccagAATCTCGAGCAACCAAAGAGCTTGGGTTACATCAATCAAATGCCATCGGTGGATCAGCTAGAAGCCAAGTGGCGTCGCAACTCGTTGGGCAACACTAACGATGCATCCGGAGGGCCAACAACAGTGGGAGCAACGaccactaacaacaacaagcaggcGGATAATTTCCAAAAGTTAATTGGTGCATTGAATGGAGCAAAGCCATTGATGGGTCAGCAGCCTTCTCAACAGGCACCACAAGTGGGCAACGATGCCATCTCTAATTTCAttatgcagcagcaacaatatcaacagcaacagcagaagcaacatGTGCTCATccaggagcaacagcagcgcacCGCTCTTCTGGCCAACCTTCAGCTAAAGGTCATTTTAGGACGGCCCGAtacacagctgctgctgttgcgcctAACCAAAG GTGAAATATCAAAGCATGGTTTGCTGGTGCAGCTTGCTAATCCGCGGCTGACCAACATGGATCGTGAGGCCATCACGGCTGTGTTGCAGTTTACCAAcactcaacagcagcaacaacagcatcagcagcagctagaGATGCTCTCCAGCACTGTGATTGCCAGCCAATTGCAGAATTTACACAATTTGGCCATTGTGCAGCAAACGCTTGCCgcacgacaacagcaacagcagcaacatcagcagcagcagcagcaacaacaacaacagcaaacccAACAAACACAGCCTGCGCAATTGACGCAGGAAGATTTGCGTGCGCATGCCAACAACATAATGCGCAATGCGGTTATTAAGCGTAAAATGGAGGAACAAACATCCAAGTTGCTCAACATGAATGCAACAAGcaaacatcagcagcaacaactgcagcagcagccacaaccaCGCGCTTCACTACCAGCCATGTTGGGCCAAAGAGCTGCAGGTCAGCAAACTTCATCAAATGCTTTGCTCAATGCTCTTATCGCTGGTAAAAGCCATCAAGCAACGCAGCCATTatcacaccaacaacagccaaCACAATTGCCAGCGCCAAATGCTGCACGACGTTTTACTGAAAATGGCAATTTTCAAATGACTGAAATGTCGCAGTCTGCTGCACTTTATCATCCATATtcacagcagcatcaacagcaggctccgctcaacagcaacaactttaacAAATCGCACATTCAGCCAATGGCAATGTTGTCCAGCGGAAGTGGCGGCG